Within Paeniglutamicibacter psychrophenolicus, the genomic segment CCATCCGCCCCGCCGCGCCCCTCGAACTGGACCTGCGGGGGGACGTGGCCGACCTGACCGCCCGCCTGATGGACATCGAGTCGGTTTCCGGCAACGAGGGCCCCCTGGCCGACGCCATCGAATCGGCCCTGCGCAATCTCCCGCACCTGGTGCTGCACCGGGACGGGGATGCGATCGTGGCCCGCACCATGCTCGGCCACCCCGAGCGGGTGGTGCTGGCCGGGCACCTGGACACCGTGCCGCTGCCCACCACGCCCGGGGCGCGCGGAACCGTGCCGGTCAGCTGGGAGGGCGAGACGCTCTACGGGCGCGGGGCCACAGACATGAAGGGCGGGGTCGCTGTCCAGCTGGCGCTGGCGGCCACCCTGGAAAACCCCAACCGGGACGTCACCTTCATCTTCTACGACCACGAAGAGGTCGAGGGCTCCAAGTCGGGCCTGGGCCGGCTGTTCCGCAGCAGCCCGGAACTGCTGGCCGGGGACTTCGCGATCCTGCTCGAGCCCACCCACGGGACGGTGGAGGGCGGTTGCAACGGCACCAGCCGCTACAAGGTGCGCACCCGCGGCGTCGCGGCGCACTCGGCCCGCGCCTGGATGGGCGAGAACGCCATCCACGCGGCGGCGCCCATCCTGCGCATCCTGGCCGACTACAGCCCCAAGACCGTGGACGTGGACGGGCTGGCCTACCGCGAATCGCTCAACGCCGTGCGCATCAGCGGGGGCATCGCCGGGAACGTGATCCCCGATTACTGCGAGGTCGAGGTCAACTACCGCTTTGCCCCGGACAAGGACGTGGCGGCCGCCGAGGCCCACGTCTTCGAGCTGTTCAAGGACTTCGAGATCATCCGCACCGACGGCGCGCCCGGCGCTCGGCCCGGGCTGCAGCACCCGGCAGCGGCCTCCTTCGTGGCGGCCGTGGGCCGGGAACCGAAGCCGAAGTTCGGGTGGACCGACGTCGCGCGCTTTTCCGAGCTGGGGATCCCCGCGGTGAACTTCGGACCGGGCGATGCGCTGCTGGCGCATTCCGACGACGAACACGTCACCCGCGCGGCCATCCACGAGTGCCTGGCCGCATTGGAACTCTGGCTGGGCGGGAAACCGGCCACCGGCGAGGGGTCGTAGCGCAGGCGCCCGCAGGGGTGGACAAGCAAAAGGGCCGGGCGGCAGTCGGGGCCTCGTGGAATACGAGGTCGACTGCCACCCGGCCCTTGGCCGTTCCGCACAGGCGCGGAGCCCGGATAACCGGGATCAACCCTTGGGGTTGCCGCCCGGAACCGTGGTGTTCAAATCAGCGACCACAACGGGCACCGCTGGGTCCAGCGGCTTGCCGGCACTGATGCCGCGGCTGCTGAGCCGGCCCGCCACCAAGGTGGCCAACCTCGAGAGCCCGAAGTTGATCAGGATGAAGATGACGGCAACAACCACCAGCGCCTGCAGCACGTTCGCGTTGCCGGTGCCGATGAGCTTGCCGTTGAATAGCAGTTCGTTGAAATTGATAATGTACCCCAGTGCGGAGTCCTTCAAGATGACCACGAACTGGCCGATCAGCGCGGGAAGCATCGCAATGAGCGCCTGCGGGATCTCGATGTTGCGCAGCGACTGCCCGCGTGTCAGGCCGATGGCGATGCCTGCCTCGCGCTGGCCCTTGGGCAGGCCGAAGACGCCGGAGCGGATCAGCTCTGCAACCACCGAGCCGTTGTACAGGGTCAGTCCCACGACCACTGCTACGAACGGGGCATCGCTGGGTTGCACGATCCCCGAGCGGGCAAGGATGATCCACAGGAAGATCATCATCAGCAGCACCGGCACGGCGCGGAAGAATTCCACGACGATCGAGCTGATCCAGTTGATGACCTTGTTGGTGGACAGGCGCCCGATGCCGAAGATGAACCCGAAGAGCATCGAGGTGACGATGGCGACGGCTGCCGCCCTGAGGGTGTTAAGCAGGCCCGGGAGCAGATAGTTCTCCCAGATGGAACCCTTGCCAAACACGACCCACTTTTCGGCCGCCAGCTGCCCGGCGTCGTTCATGACCTTGTAGAGGTAGTAGACCAGGGCGAGGGCAATCAGCACGCCAATGATGTTGACGATGACGACGCGGCGACGGGCCTTGGGGCCCGGGGCGTCGAAAAGGACCGATTCGGAGACTTTCATCGTGCCACCGCCAACTTCTTGGATAGGTAGGTGGTCAGCACTCCGACGGGGATCACGACGATCACGAAGAACACGGCGATGGTGAGGAAGATCAGGATTCCGACATCTGCGCGGAACTCAAGCATGGTCTTCATGAGTCCGGAGATCTCGGCCACCGACCCGGCCACTGCGACCGTGGTGTTCTTGATCAAGGCGATCAGCACGTTGCCCAGCGGGGCGATGGCCCCGCGGAAGGCCTGCGGCAAGATGACCATGCGGGCAGCGGGAAGGAAGCTCAGTCCGATGGCCCGTGCTGCTTCCGCCTGCCCCAAGGGCACGGTGTTGACGCCGGAGCGGATGGCTTCGCAGACGAATGCCGAGTGGTAGATCGTCAAGCCAACGATGGCGATCTGGAAGAAGTTGAGATTGAAATCCGAGCTGAACTGGACCTTGAAAACGCCAAAGAGCACCAGCACGCCAAAGGTCATGATGATGGTCAGCGGGGTGTTTCGGAAGATGTTCACGTATGAGGTCCCGAATGCACGGAAGCTTGGCACCGGCGAAATACGCATCAGTGCCAGGATCGTGCCCAGGACCAACGACCCGATGGCTGCCCAAAATGTCAGCTGCAGGTTGCCCCAGAAGGCGGACATCATTTGTCCGCCGTATTCATCCCATAGGGAAAGGTAGCCTTGCACGGCTTACTCCTTTAGGGTGCGGTTGGTGGAGGACCCACCCGGCACGAATTGCGTGCCGGATGGGTCCGATGAAGAAACGGTCAACGACTAAGCGCAGGGCTCGGGCGTCGGAGGGTTCAGCTTGGCATTCGGGGTGTAGCCGGTGCCCTCCGTGTTGGCCTTGAGCGACTTCTCCCACTCGCCGGAGCTGACCATCTTCTCGATGGCCTTGTTGATGTCGGCGCAGGTGGTGGCTTCCTTGTTCAGGCCAACACCGTACTTCTCCTCGGAGAAGGTGTTGCCCACGACCTTGAACTTGCCCTTGTTTGCGGGGGTTGCTGCAAGGCCGGCGAGGATGATGTCATCGGTGGTGACGGCGTCGATGCCGCCGGTCTCCAGCAGGCCGAGGCAGTCGGCGTAGCCGCCCTGCTCAACGAGGGCGACACCGGGGTAGGAATCGGAGACCTTCTTTGCCGAGGTCGAACCGGTCACCGAGCAAAGCTTCTTGCCCTTCAGGGTGTCCGGGCCGGTGATGGACGTGTCGTCCTGGCGGACCAGCAGGTCCTGGCCTGCAACGAAGTACGGGCC encodes:
- a CDS encoding amino acid ABC transporter permease, whose amino-acid sequence is MQGYLSLWDEYGGQMMSAFWGNLQLTFWAAIGSLVLGTILALMRISPVPSFRAFGTSYVNIFRNTPLTIIMTFGVLVLFGVFKVQFSSDFNLNFFQIAIVGLTIYHSAFVCEAIRSGVNTVPLGQAEAARAIGLSFLPAARMVILPQAFRGAIAPLGNVLIALIKNTTVAVAGSVAEISGLMKTMLEFRADVGILIFLTIAVFFVIVVIPVGVLTTYLSKKLAVAR
- the dapE gene encoding succinyl-diaminopimelate desuccinylase translates to MVHSKPSPASAIRPAAPLELDLRGDVADLTARLMDIESVSGNEGPLADAIESALRNLPHLVLHRDGDAIVARTMLGHPERVVLAGHLDTVPLPTTPGARGTVPVSWEGETLYGRGATDMKGGVAVQLALAATLENPNRDVTFIFYDHEEVEGSKSGLGRLFRSSPELLAGDFAILLEPTHGTVEGGCNGTSRYKVRTRGVAAHSARAWMGENAIHAAAPILRILADYSPKTVDVDGLAYRESLNAVRISGGIAGNVIPDYCEVEVNYRFAPDKDVAAAEAHVFELFKDFEIIRTDGAPGARPGLQHPAAASFVAAVGREPKPKFGWTDVARFSELGIPAVNFGPGDALLAHSDDEHVTRAAIHECLAALELWLGGKPATGEGS
- a CDS encoding glutamate ABC transporter substrate-binding protein, giving the protein MRKSRISAIAAMAAAAALALTGCGGSGGDTGGGDTVKIGIKFDQPGLGFKDGDKYTGFDVDVAKYVANELGFKEDKIEWISAPSANRETLLETKQVDMIFATYSITDARKERVAFAGPYFVAGQDLLVRQDDTSITGPDTLKGKKLCSVTGSTSAKKVSDSYPGVALVEQGGYADCLGLLETGGIDAVTTDDIILAGLAATPANKGKFKVVGNTFSEEKYGVGLNKEATTCADINKAIEKMVSSGEWEKSLKANTEGTGYTPNAKLNPPTPEPCA
- a CDS encoding amino acid ABC transporter permease produces the protein MKVSESVLFDAPGPKARRRVVIVNIIGVLIALALVYYLYKVMNDAGQLAAEKWVVFGKGSIWENYLLPGLLNTLRAAAVAIVTSMLFGFIFGIGRLSTNKVINWISSIVVEFFRAVPVLLMMIFLWIILARSGIVQPSDAPFVAVVVGLTLYNGSVVAELIRSGVFGLPKGQREAGIAIGLTRGQSLRNIEIPQALIAMLPALIGQFVVILKDSALGYIINFNELLFNGKLIGTGNANVLQALVVVAVIFILINFGLSRLATLVAGRLSSRGISAGKPLDPAVPVVVADLNTTVPGGNPKG